A section of the Engraulis encrasicolus isolate BLACKSEA-1 chromosome 8, IST_EnEncr_1.0, whole genome shotgun sequence genome encodes:
- the LOC134453945 gene encoding uncharacterized protein LOC134453945 produces MATLAAELLHTHSTIQHTGTQLLSLGSHSRQSCQSCAHIQDPAGNCCVLQPSVSLESGECVYTVSSPAGSYECSESGLRWSCPGPVTLQYRISKEEIFWAQLQMLQYQPVGPPLEIKLLSGELEEVHLPHSLCLGGSDPGVLGDAVRALHGDDSGVSLETCELTRFHGKLLAQHFSIWQLVASWGVPVKSHCEVLIYEHCPRPLVLHTFLLPSPSSARQAVQDRWGGGGIVKPSPDHSLRVASKFRLCSSAACNSTPSSSTPSSSAPPSSTPSSSAALDIPPSLVITPTELTLSYRNPPTFFEVFVRNPLEQFKLEIKDADDHTVWEVELRQGVDYNKTKDQADTHTPESRTVTADLTDQQLLIVAKLMGKEWKQVGIGYLGLSMQELHKIQEAEQDVTLQRFLMLDHWRRQHKGTAGPTELHHCLNKDDVPNDVRECLEGK; encoded by the exons atggccaccctagctgCAGAGCTGCTCCACACACATAGTACCATACAGCATACAGGAACACAGCTGCTCTCTTTGGGCAGCCACAG TCGTCAGAGCTGTCAAAGCTGTGCCCATATCCAGGACCCTGCTGGCAACTGTTGTGTGTTGCAGCCCTCTGTCTccttggagagtggagagtgtgtgtacactgtgagtTCTCCGGCAGGGAGCTATGAGTGCTCAGAATCTGGCCTGCGCTGGTCGTGTCCTGGTCCAGTCACCCTGCAGTACCGCATCAGCAAGGAGGAGATTTTCTGGGCCCAGTTGCAGATGCTACAGTACCAACCCGTGGGTCCCCCTCTGGAAATCAAGCTTCTGTCAGGAGAGCTGGAGGAGGTCCACCTTCCTCACTCCCTCTGCTTGGGTGGTTCAGACCCAGGTGTGCTGGGAGATGCAGTCAGGGCCCTGCATGGCGACGACAGTGGCGTTTCCCTGGAGACGTGTGAGCTGACTCGTTTCCATGGAAAGCTCCTGGCACAGCACTTCTCCATATGGCAGCTGGTGGCTAGTTGGGGTGTCCCGGTGAAGAGCCACTGCGAGGTGCTGATCTATGAGCACTGCCCCCGGCCACTGGTCCTCCACACCTTCCTGCTGCCCTCACCCTCCTCAGCACGCCAGGCAGTACAGGAcaggtgggggggcgggggcatCGTCAAGCCATCCCCCGACCACTCCCTCAGGGTTGCCTCTAAATTCCGGCTCTGCAGCTCCGCAGCTTGCAACTCCACACCTTCCAGCTCCACACCTTCCAGCTCTGCACCTCCCAGCTCCACACCTTCCAGCTCAGCAGCTCTAGACATTCCACCTTCACTTGTGATCACACCCACAGAGCTGACGCTTTCCTATAGGAACCCCCCAACATTCTTTGAGGTGTTCGTAAGGAACCCATTGGAGCAGTTCAAGTTGGAGATCAAGGATGCGGATGACCATACTGTTTGGGAAGTGGAGCTGAGGCAGGGAGTCGACTATAACAAGACAAAAGACCAAGCTGACACGCACACTCCAGAGTCACGCACAG TAACAGCAGATCTGACGGACCAGCAGCTGTTGATTGTGGCCAAGCTCATGGGCAAAGAGTGGAAGCAGGTGGGCATCGGCTACCTGGGACTGTCCATGCAGGAGCTGCACAAGATCCAGGAGGCGGAGCAAGACGTCACCTTGCAGCGCTTCCTTATGCTGGACCATTGGAGGAGGCAGCACAAGGGTACAGCGGGGCCTACAGAGTTACACCACTGTCTGAATAAAGATGACGTACCCAATGACGTTAGAGAATGCCTGGAAG GGAAATGA